The window AAGTTGAGTATAAGAAGTTCGATTAACACAAAGGACCCACCCAAAAACCGACACTGCTTCCTTAACTCGTCAGGTTTCGTTGCACTCAATAAAGACCTACGAACTGTTTTTAATTATGGCGAATTCGCCGCAATTATCTATCAAATTAAAACATAAGAACATGTTATGAATTTCCAACTCAATGATTCCGTTGTGGTAAAAGCAGGCGTTAAAGATCCGGACACTGGCATGGATCTCGGCGGGTGGCAAGGCAGGATTGCGGAAATCGAGGAAGATAATCTTCTTTGTATCAACTGGGATAGCCTGACCTTAAAAAACATCCCTGACTCCTATATAACAACCTGTGAGGAGGAAGGATTCGGTTGGAACCAATATTATACCTATGCCACTGATGTTGAAAAAACAGAACCTCGTGATACGGAAGATGACGTTGATGAAATGATCGGCATTATTGAAGACAAACACGCTTGGGATCATTTGGGAAAAGAGGGCGTAGCTATCAGCGAAGTATTACAAGACATTCCCTCTGATGATGAGGAAGCCGCCCTTGCAGCTTGGGACAAACACCTGCGTCAGGTTTTAACCTTTCCCTTTGAAGCCGAAATCAAAGACTTTCAGGAAAGAGGCCCGCTACGAACAGGCGATATACTGACTGTAGAAAACATTGATCCATATGTTGATGATGTACGGGGCATTTTTGTCAACGTGAAAAAGAAGCAATCAAGGTATGAGTTCCCTTTGGCCGATATTGAGGCAGTGGATACAAAAGGATCGAATTTTCAGCCGTTAAGAAATTACGCCATCTGGTTTGCGAATCATTGAAAAAAATATACCCACCGTTAAAACGGTGGGCTAGGTTCGATTCGTCCCTCCGGGACGAGGTGTCCCGGAGGGACATTCGCCAATAGCCCGGTGATTTATCGCCGGGAAAGAAGCATATTGTATATCGAAACCAGGATATTAAGTTGTAATGCCAGACATCATGAAAACAACACCCTCTCATAGAGAAATCAACCCCGACATTTCCAAAGAGATCTCCCGCCGTCTCGCCGATGCCGAGCGCGAGCACAAGGTTCGCATTCTCTATTGCTGCGAATCCGGCAGTCGGGCCTGGGGTTTCGCATCCCCGGATTCGGACTATGATGTTCGCTTCATATACGTTCACGAGGAAGACTGGTATCTCTCCTTTGATATAGAGCGGCGGCGGGACGTGATCGAGTACCCAATCGTCGATGAAATTGACTGCTCCGGCTGGGATTTGCGCAAGGCCCTCTACCTGTTCACCCGAACAAACGGAGCCTTATTGGAATGG is drawn from Candidatus Electrothrix rattekaaiensis and contains these coding sequences:
- a CDS encoding calcium-binding protein; protein product: MNFQLNDSVVVKAGVKDPDTGMDLGGWQGRIAEIEEDNLLCINWDSLTLKNIPDSYITTCEEEGFGWNQYYTYATDVEKTEPRDTEDDVDEMIGIIEDKHAWDHLGKEGVAISEVLQDIPSDDEEAALAAWDKHLRQVLTFPFEAEIKDFQERGPLRTGDILTVENIDPYVDDVRGIFVNVKKKQSRYEFPLADIEAVDTKGSNFQPLRNYAIWFANH